A section of the Marmota flaviventris isolate mMarFla1 chromosome 19, mMarFla1.hap1, whole genome shotgun sequence genome encodes:
- the C19H16orf54 gene encoding transmembrane protein C16orf54 homolog, which yields MPATRGQPSEHMEAPSTSETALWPPLPCGPCIPIMLALASLAAFFILTTAVLAERLFRRSLRADPGTHHAPTLVWRPGGELWIEPTGTARERSEDWYGAAVPLLSGRAPDPPTPGGTLEAQASAPLAPLAPHSAPSSLVLQTPPEVPAQSTFWGPQSQEERPHATGLVSWAEPELRSEVSMQLGSPKAWRQRPGSPEPDWGLQPRVTLEQISAFWRREGRTSVGF from the coding sequence ATGCCTGCAACTCGTGGGCAGCCATCTGAGCACATGGAGGCACCCAGTACATCCGAGACAGCCTTGTGGCCTCCGCTGCCCTGTGGCCCCTGCATCCCCATCATGCTGGCCCTGGCCTCCCTCGCCGCCTTCTTCATCCTGACTACAGCCGTGTTGGCCGAACGCCTGTTCCGCCGCTCTCTCCGCGCAGACCCTGGGACCCACCACGCACCCACCCTGGTCTGGCGCCCCGGAGGGGAGCTGTGGATTGAGCCCACAGGCACTGCCAGAGAGCGCTCTGAGGACTGGTATGGAGCAGCAGTCCCCCTGCTGTCGGGCAGGGCCCCAGACCCTCCTACCCCTGGGGGCACTTTGGAGGCCCAAGCAAGCGCCCCACTTGCCCCTTTAGCCCCCCACTCTGCTCCCAGTTCCTTGGTTCTCCAGACCCCACCTGAGGTCCCAGCCCAAAGCACCTTCTGGGGGCCCCAGTCCCAGGAAGAGAGGCCCCATGCCACGGGCCTGGTGAGTTGGGCTGAGCCTGAGCTGAGGTCAGAGGTCAGCATGCAGTTGGGGAGCCCTAAGGCCtggaggcagaggccagggagcCCTGAGCCTGACTGGGGACTCCAGCCTCGGGTCACCCTGGAGCAGATTTCAGCATTCTGGAGGCGGGAAGGCCGGACCAGTGTCGGGTTCTGA